A genome region from Gopherus flavomarginatus isolate rGopFla2 chromosome 9, rGopFla2.mat.asm, whole genome shotgun sequence includes the following:
- the LINGO1 gene encoding leucine-rich repeat and immunoglobulin-like domain-containing nogo receptor-interacting protein 1 isoform X1, translating to MQVRDRMIAGEVSMHSPILACWQPILLLMLGSVLSGSATGCPPRCECFAQERSVLCHRKRFIAVPEGIPTETRLLDLGKNRIKTLNQDEFANYPHLEELELNENIISAIEPGAFNNLFNLRTLGLRSNRLKLIPLGVFTGLSNLTKLDISENKIVILLDYMFQDLYNLKSLEVGDNDLVYISHRAFSGLNSLEQLTLEKCNLTSIPTEALSHLHGLIVLRLRHLNINAIRDYSFRRLYRLKVLEISHWPYLDTMTSNCLYGLNLTSLSITHCNLTSIPYVSVRHLVYLRFLNLSYNPILTIEGSMLHDLLRLQEIQLVGGQLTTVEPYAFRGLNYLRILNVSGNLLTTLEESAFHSVGNLETLILDNNPLACDCRLLWVFRRRWRLNFNKQQPTCSTPEFVQGKEFKDFPDVLLPNYFTCRRARIRDRKPQQIFVDEGHTVHFVCRADGDPPPTIMWLSPRKHLISTKTNGRLTVFPDGTLEVRYAQIQDNGTYLCIASNAGGNDTMLAHLHVRSYSPDWPHQPNKTFAFISNQPNESDANSTRATVPFPFDIKTLIIATTMGFISFLGVVLFCLVLLFLWSRGKGNTKHNIEIEYVPRKSDAGISSADAPRKFNMKMI from the coding sequence GTGAGAGATAGGATGATAGCTGGGGAGGTGAGCATGCATAGCCCAATTCTGGCCTGCTGGCAGCCTATCCTCCTCCTGATGCTGGGATCCGTCCTCTCCGGCTCTGCCACGGGCTGCCCGCCCCGCTGCGAGTGCTTTGCCCAGGAGCGCTCGGTGCTGTGCCACCGAAAGCGATTCATCGCCGTCCCTGAGGGGATCCCGACTGAGACCCGGCTCCTGGACTTGGGTAAGAACCGAATCAAGACTCTCAACCAGGATGAATTTGCCAACTACCCTCACTTGGAGGAGCTGGAGTTAAACGAGAACATTATCAGTGCCATTGAGCCTGGGGCTTTCAACAACCTCTTCAACCTCAGGACTCTGGGTCTCAGGAGTAACCGACTCAAGCTCATCCCCTTGGGGGTGTTTACCGGACTGAGCAATCTTACCAAGCTAGACATTAGTGAGAACAAAATTGTTATCCTCCTAGACTACATGTTCCAGGACTTGTACAACCTGAAGTCTTTGGAGGTTGGGGACAATGACCTGGTCTATATCTCCCACCGGGCCTTTAGTGGCCTCAACAGCTTGGAGCAGCTGACGCTGGAGAAATGCAACTTGACCTCTATTCCCACGGAGGCGCTGTCTCACTTGCACGGCTTGATTGTGCTGAGGCTGCGCCACCTGAACATCAACGCCATCAGGGATTACTCATTTAGGAGGCTCTACAGGCTTAAGGTCCTTGAGATCTCTCACTGGCCCTATCTGGATACCATGACGTCCAACTGCCTCTATGGACTGAACCTGACGTCCTTGTCCATCACCCACTGCAATCTGACTTCCATCCCTTACGTCTCTGTCAGGCACTTAGTTTATCTCAGGTTCCTGAACCTGTCCTACAACCCCATCCTCACCATTGAGGGCTCCATGCTGCACGACCTGCTCCGGCTGCAGGAGATCCAGCTGGTGGGTGGGCAGCTCACCACTGTGGAGCCCTACGCCTTCAGAGGCCTCAACTACTTGCGCATCTTGAACGTCTCCGGGAACCTGCTGACCACGCTGGAGGAATCAGCCTTCCATTCGGTGGGGAACCTGGAGACGCTCATTTTGGATAATAATCCTTTGGCCTGCGACTGCCGGCTGCTTTGGGTTTTCCGACGCCGCTGGAGGTTGAATTTCAACAAGCAGCAGCCCACCTGCTCCACCCCTGAGTTCGTCCAGGGGAAGGAGTTCAAGGACTTCCCCGACGTGCTCCTGCCCAACTATTTCACCTGCCGCCGGGCACGCATACGAGACCGCAAGCCGCAGCAGATCTTTGTGGATGAGGGCCATACGGTACATTTTGTCTGCCGGGCAGATGGGGATCCGCCCCCCACGATCATGTGGCTCTCTCCCAGAAAGCACCTCATCTCTACCAAAACCAACGGGCGGCTCACCGTCTTTCCCGACGGCACTCTGGAGGTGCGCTATGCCCAGATCCAGGACAATGGCACCTACCTATGCATCGCCAGCAATGCGGGTGGCAATGACACCATGCTGGCGCACCTTCACGTGCGGAGCTACTCCCCAGATTGGCCCCACCAGCCCAACAAGACCTTTGCTTTCATCTCCAACCAACCCAACGAGAGCGATGCCAACAGCACGCGTGCCACCGTGCCTTTCCCCTTCGACATCAAGACTCTGATCATCGCCACCACCATGGGATTCATCTccttcctgggtgtggtgctatTCTGTCTGGTGCTTCTCTTCCTGTGGAGCCGGGGGAAAGGCAACACAAAACACAACATCGAGATCGAGTATGTGCCACGCAAGTCTGACGCCGGCATCAGCTCTGCTGATGCGCCGCGCAAGTTCAACATGAAAATGATCTAA
- the LINGO1 gene encoding leucine-rich repeat and immunoglobulin-like domain-containing nogo receptor-interacting protein 1 isoform X2: MIAGEVSMHSPILACWQPILLLMLGSVLSGSATGCPPRCECFAQERSVLCHRKRFIAVPEGIPTETRLLDLGKNRIKTLNQDEFANYPHLEELELNENIISAIEPGAFNNLFNLRTLGLRSNRLKLIPLGVFTGLSNLTKLDISENKIVILLDYMFQDLYNLKSLEVGDNDLVYISHRAFSGLNSLEQLTLEKCNLTSIPTEALSHLHGLIVLRLRHLNINAIRDYSFRRLYRLKVLEISHWPYLDTMTSNCLYGLNLTSLSITHCNLTSIPYVSVRHLVYLRFLNLSYNPILTIEGSMLHDLLRLQEIQLVGGQLTTVEPYAFRGLNYLRILNVSGNLLTTLEESAFHSVGNLETLILDNNPLACDCRLLWVFRRRWRLNFNKQQPTCSTPEFVQGKEFKDFPDVLLPNYFTCRRARIRDRKPQQIFVDEGHTVHFVCRADGDPPPTIMWLSPRKHLISTKTNGRLTVFPDGTLEVRYAQIQDNGTYLCIASNAGGNDTMLAHLHVRSYSPDWPHQPNKTFAFISNQPNESDANSTRATVPFPFDIKTLIIATTMGFISFLGVVLFCLVLLFLWSRGKGNTKHNIEIEYVPRKSDAGISSADAPRKFNMKMI; the protein is encoded by the coding sequence ATGATAGCTGGGGAGGTGAGCATGCATAGCCCAATTCTGGCCTGCTGGCAGCCTATCCTCCTCCTGATGCTGGGATCCGTCCTCTCCGGCTCTGCCACGGGCTGCCCGCCCCGCTGCGAGTGCTTTGCCCAGGAGCGCTCGGTGCTGTGCCACCGAAAGCGATTCATCGCCGTCCCTGAGGGGATCCCGACTGAGACCCGGCTCCTGGACTTGGGTAAGAACCGAATCAAGACTCTCAACCAGGATGAATTTGCCAACTACCCTCACTTGGAGGAGCTGGAGTTAAACGAGAACATTATCAGTGCCATTGAGCCTGGGGCTTTCAACAACCTCTTCAACCTCAGGACTCTGGGTCTCAGGAGTAACCGACTCAAGCTCATCCCCTTGGGGGTGTTTACCGGACTGAGCAATCTTACCAAGCTAGACATTAGTGAGAACAAAATTGTTATCCTCCTAGACTACATGTTCCAGGACTTGTACAACCTGAAGTCTTTGGAGGTTGGGGACAATGACCTGGTCTATATCTCCCACCGGGCCTTTAGTGGCCTCAACAGCTTGGAGCAGCTGACGCTGGAGAAATGCAACTTGACCTCTATTCCCACGGAGGCGCTGTCTCACTTGCACGGCTTGATTGTGCTGAGGCTGCGCCACCTGAACATCAACGCCATCAGGGATTACTCATTTAGGAGGCTCTACAGGCTTAAGGTCCTTGAGATCTCTCACTGGCCCTATCTGGATACCATGACGTCCAACTGCCTCTATGGACTGAACCTGACGTCCTTGTCCATCACCCACTGCAATCTGACTTCCATCCCTTACGTCTCTGTCAGGCACTTAGTTTATCTCAGGTTCCTGAACCTGTCCTACAACCCCATCCTCACCATTGAGGGCTCCATGCTGCACGACCTGCTCCGGCTGCAGGAGATCCAGCTGGTGGGTGGGCAGCTCACCACTGTGGAGCCCTACGCCTTCAGAGGCCTCAACTACTTGCGCATCTTGAACGTCTCCGGGAACCTGCTGACCACGCTGGAGGAATCAGCCTTCCATTCGGTGGGGAACCTGGAGACGCTCATTTTGGATAATAATCCTTTGGCCTGCGACTGCCGGCTGCTTTGGGTTTTCCGACGCCGCTGGAGGTTGAATTTCAACAAGCAGCAGCCCACCTGCTCCACCCCTGAGTTCGTCCAGGGGAAGGAGTTCAAGGACTTCCCCGACGTGCTCCTGCCCAACTATTTCACCTGCCGCCGGGCACGCATACGAGACCGCAAGCCGCAGCAGATCTTTGTGGATGAGGGCCATACGGTACATTTTGTCTGCCGGGCAGATGGGGATCCGCCCCCCACGATCATGTGGCTCTCTCCCAGAAAGCACCTCATCTCTACCAAAACCAACGGGCGGCTCACCGTCTTTCCCGACGGCACTCTGGAGGTGCGCTATGCCCAGATCCAGGACAATGGCACCTACCTATGCATCGCCAGCAATGCGGGTGGCAATGACACCATGCTGGCGCACCTTCACGTGCGGAGCTACTCCCCAGATTGGCCCCACCAGCCCAACAAGACCTTTGCTTTCATCTCCAACCAACCCAACGAGAGCGATGCCAACAGCACGCGTGCCACCGTGCCTTTCCCCTTCGACATCAAGACTCTGATCATCGCCACCACCATGGGATTCATCTccttcctgggtgtggtgctatTCTGTCTGGTGCTTCTCTTCCTGTGGAGCCGGGGGAAAGGCAACACAAAACACAACATCGAGATCGAGTATGTGCCACGCAAGTCTGACGCCGGCATCAGCTCTGCTGATGCGCCGCGCAAGTTCAACATGAAAATGATCTAA